One Saimiri boliviensis isolate mSaiBol1 chromosome 5, mSaiBol1.pri, whole genome shotgun sequence genomic window carries:
- the ZDBF2 gene encoding DBF4-type zinc finger-containing protein 2 isoform X3: MQKRQGYCSYCRVPYNNLEQHLFSAQHRSLTRQSRRQICTSSLMERFLQDVLQHHPYHCQESSSTQNETYVNTGSSSEVVHSDDDFSEEEEEDENEVEDEDATEERPSEASERIEELHSRPHESQEGTKEVSVRPSVIQKLEKGQQQPLEFGHKIGASMKKCNPEDTAQATNNGSNLVRPPVIYNAPASCLPESSNGRPVTTNSTGLPPAVHLDSASKCGPNKVDNYLEQPDRASRNPVPSSHLETSSASRQKQKESSRKSLRINSDKLVLRKDVKSQGKTVSAGLKFHERVGTKGSLKVKSPSKLAANPSKTDMPSNKGIFEDTIPKHREKFFSNMDCTQEEKHLVFNKKAFLDQKCSVSSAMKFACSSLQSASDQPQEAAQDLNLWKEERIDQEDNYESRESEMSFDCSSSFYSLTDQSKGSAKEVNHSKKVRAAVPYKSNKSCISEVSSDCDDVLQLVTNQSQISLQNTMRVSLVDQSYESSSSETNFDCDASPQSTSDDYPQQSVKEVNLPKEAHIGLVDKNYGSSSSELSADSVFPLQSAVDRPSVAVTETKLRKKAHTGLVDNYGSSCSETSFDCDVSLDHMQLTVKGRNLKGRQVHLKHKKRKPSSAKAHLDCDVSLGTVADESQRAVAKMDLLKEKNADLMDMNCESQDPEMGFHTDAQLVADQSQVAIKEIDLQKVDVDLENKSVQSSSTSLSSDSPASLYHSAHDEPQEALDEVNLKELNIDMEVKSYDCSSSELTFDSDPPLLSVTEQSQLDAEGKERHLDLEDESCESDSSEITFDSDIPLYSVVDQPEVAVYEEETVDLESKSNESCVSEITFDSDIPLHSGNDHPEVAVKEVIQKEEYIHLERKNDEPSGSEINSDSYAPLHSVTNSPEVAVKKLYPQKEEQRHLENKENEPTNSEVSLDYNTMFHSVTGHSEDSIKEINLHKKEHMYLENKSVFETGLDSHISLQSAMYKPEVIVKETWLQREKYTEFQDGSVEFSGLRTSLDSGVSQYSVIEPQAAVNKTNRKKQCVLENKSDKCSGSEIILDSNIPPQSMTDQPQLAFLREKYVNLKDRNSKSSDSKITLNSEQLQEAVKKIDQWKEEVIGLKNKINEPNTSKLIHDSNVSVQSVADQPQVAIKHVNLGNENHMYLGVKNSQYSCSEMNVDSGFLVQSIVSRPQMTVLEQEQVELEDKPNQRCGSEVSFDSDDPLQSVADRLRETVKEISLWKDEDVDMEDRRDEAKSFEIMYDSDVLQSVAGQPEEVVKEVGLWKEHADLENKIVKPTDSKINFDSHEPLQSMTSNIQGVNQELNLLVEEHVCLNEKSYAPSNSEIIYVSNIPLQSVIKQPHILEGEHANLEDKSSDSCSPEESSDFSDSFQAAADGLQKSVKEVNLWKEDHIYLEDKSYKLGDFDVSCTSHIPVQFVTDQSSVSVEDINLQKKDRNDLEKKNCKTCGSEIKCGSCVNLQSEVDQPQVTYKEADLQKEDHVMEKTDEPIDSEMMYDSDIPFQIVVNQFQGSDKETHLPKVVLVNVIPSDGDYEVISDDTPLQLVTDPPQLTVKDINCINTECMDIEDKSCDSFGSEVRCSCKASSPSMTSQCKETFKIINRKKDYIILGEPSCQSCGSEMNFNVDASNQSMTYESQEPDKKMVKYIDSEDNSCGYNGSKGKFNLEGTSHRKTHRMQKAHKEANLRKDPRNASLKGKSCQSSASAVDFGVSSKSALHRRADRKKLKLKHGDLESVSQEPADFEMNFQCAPPLRSDTHQPQETVKRRHPCKKVSFDLKQKNCDSQPSSVPKVDSVRNLKKAKDIIEDNPDEPVLEALPHVPPSFVGKTWSQIMREDDMKINALVKEFREGRFHCYFDDDCETTKVFPKKKRVTWADLQGKEDTAPIQALSESDDTVRGSSDIDDLSVALDQPCHRHPPAENPSTQKWPVASECRTANISHSTQTSCKNYPVLKRKIIRQEEDPPKISPAGAEELSSAIANPPPKLAVHSSRRACSSRPALPSMPAASAVPAPPSRPARSSRPARSSQPVRFSSRIAEREEEKKRNEDCQSQKKISSGPVRAYNLRSSSCSQPCERMMTRLANKLRGNEVK, from the exons ttcaaCACAAAATGAGACATATGTGAATACTGGGTCATCGTCTGAAGTGGTGCATTCGGATGATGATTTttctgaagaagaggaagaggatgagaATGAGGTTGAGGATGAGGATGCTACTGAAGAGAGACCCTCTGAGGCTTCTGAGCGTATTGAAGAGTTGCATTCCAGACCCCATGAATCTCAGGAAGGCACAAAGGAGGTTTCAGTTCGACCATCAGTTATTCAAAAACTGGAGAAGGGACAGCAGCAGCCTTTGGAGTTTGGTCATAAAATTGGGGCCAGTATGAAAAAATGTAATCCAGAAGATACTGCTCAGGCTACAAATAATGGAAGCAACTTGGTACGCCCCCCAGTGATTTATAATGCTCCTGCTAGTTGTTTACCTGAAAGCTCTAATGGTAGACCAGTTACAACTAATTCAACTGGTTTACCACCAGCAGTTCATTTGGATTCAGCTAGCAAATGTGGCCCAAACAAAGTGGACAACTATCTTGAACAGCCAGACAGGGCCTCTAGAAATCCTGTGCCATCATCTCATCTGGAAACTTCTTCAGCTTCAcgtcagaaacagaaagaatcaAGTAGGAAATCTTTACGTATAAATTCAGATAAGTTGGTTTTGCGGAAAGATGTAAAATCTCAGGGTAAAACTGTGTCAGCTGGCTTGAAATTCCATGAACGTGTGGGTACTAAAGGCTCATTAAAAGTTAAATCTCCTTCCAAATTAGCAGCAAACCCGAGTAAAACTGACATGCCTTCTAATAAAGGAATCTTTGAAGATACTATTCCAAAGCATCGTGAGAAATTCTTTTCTAATATGGATTGTACCCAAGAAGAAAAGCATTTGGTTTTTAACAAGAAAGCCTTTTTGGATCAGAAGTGCTCAGTGAGTTCTGCAATGAAATTTGCTTGTAGCTCTCTTCAGTCAGCATCTGATCAGCCCCAAGAGGCTGCACAAGACTTAAATCTTTGGAAAGAGGAGCGAATTGACCAAGAAGATAATTATGAATCTAGAGAATCAGAAATGAGTTTTGATTGCAGTTCCTCTTTTTATTCACTGACTGACCAATCTAAAGGGAGTGCCAAAGAAGTAAACCATTCCAAGAAAGTACGTGCTGCTGTACCATATAAGAGTAACAAATCTTGTATTTCTGAAGTAAGTTCTGATTGTGACGATGTTCTTCAGTTGGTTACCAACCAATCCCAAATAAGTCTTCAGAATACAATGCGTGTTAGCCTGGTTGACCAAAGCTATGAATCTAGTAGTTCTGAAACGAATTTTGATTGTGATGCTTCACCTCAGTCCACTAGTGATGATTACCCTCAACAATCTGTAAAAGAAGTAAACCTTCCTAAGGAAGCACACATTGGCTTGGTTGATAAGAACTATGGTTCTAGTAGCTCTGAATTAAGTGCTGATTCTGTTTTCCCACTTCAGTCAGCGGTTGACCGACCCTCAGTGGCTGTCACAGAAACAAAACTTCGGAAGAAGGCTCATACTGGCTTGGTTGATAACTATGGATCGAGCTGTTCTGAAACAAGTTTTGATTGTGATGTTTCTCTTGATCATATGCAACTGACTGTCAAAGGAAGAAACCTGAAAGGTAGACAAGTTCACCTAAAACATAAGAAGCGTAAACCCAGTAGTGCTAAAGCACATCTTGATTGTGATGTCTCACTTGGGACAGTTGCAGATGAATCCCAGAGGGCTGTTGCGAAGATGGATCTTCTGAAGGAGAAGAATGCTGACCTTATGGATATGAACTGTGAATCCCAGGATCCTGAAATGGGTTTTCACACTGATGCTCAGTTAGTGGCTGACCAATCTCAAGTAGCAATTAAAGAAATAGACCTTCAGAAAGTGGATGTTGACCTTGAGAATAAGAGTGTTCAGTCTAGCAGTACTTCTCTAAGTTCTGATTCTCCGGCTTCTCTTTATCATTCAGCCCATGATGAGCCTCAAGAAGCTTTGGATGAAGTAAATCTTAAAGAGTTAAATATTGACATGGAAGTTAAGAGCTACGATTGCTCCAGCTCTGAATTGACTTTTGATTCTGACCCACCTCTTCTGTCAGTTACTGAGCAGTCTCAGCTGGATGCCGAAGGAAAAGAACGGCACCTTGACCTGGAAGATGAGAGCTGTGAGTCAGATAGTTCTGAAATAACATTTGATTCTGATATTCCTCTTTATTCAGTAGTTGACCAACCTGAAGTAGCTGTTTATGAGGAAGAAACTGTTGATCTGGAAAGTAAAAGTAATGAATCTTGTGTTTCTGAAATAACTTTTGATTCTGATATTCCTCTTCATTCAGGAAATGATCACCCTGAAGTAGCTGTTAAAGAAGTAATTCAGAAAGAAGAGTACATTCACTTAGAAAGGAAGAATGATGAACCCAGTGGTTCTGAAATAAATTCGGACTCCTATGCCCCTCTTCATTCAGTGACTAATTCTCCTGAAGTAGCTGTTAAAAAGCTATATCCTCAAAAAGAAGAGCAGAGACActtagaaaataaggaaaatgaaccTACCAATTCTGAAGTAAGTTTGGATTATAATACCATGTTTCATTCAGTGACTGGACATTCTGAAGATTCCATTAAAGAAATAAACCTTCACAAAAAAGAGCACATGTACTTAGAAAATAAGAGTGTTTTTGAAACAGGTTTGGATTCTCATATCTCTCTTCAGTCAGCGATGTACAAACCTGAAGTAATTGTCAAAGAAACATGGCTTCAAAGAGAAAAGTATACTGAATTCCAAGATGGAAGTGTTGAATTCAGTGGTTTGAGAACAAGTTTAGATTCTGGTGTCTCTCAGTATTCAGTAATTGAACCTCAAGCAGCTgttaacaaaacaaacagaaagaagcaatgtGTTCTAGAAAACAAGAGTGATAAATGTAGTGGTTCTGAAATAATTCTGGATTCTAATATTCCACCTCAGTCAATGACTGACCAACCTCAACTAGCTTTTTTGAGGGAAAAATATGTTAATCTGAAGGACAGAAACAGCAAATCAAGTGATTCTAAAATAACTTTGAATTCTGAACAACTTCAGGAAGCAGTTaaaaaaatagaccaatggaaggaAGAGGTTATTGGCCTGAAAAATAAGATTAATGAACCTAATACTTCTAAATTAATACATGATTCTAATGTTTCTGTCCAGTCTGTTGCTGACCAACCCCAAGTAGCTATTAAACATGTAAACCTTGGGAATGAAAACCATATGTACTTGGGAGTTAAGAACAGCCAATATAGTTGTTCTGAAATGAATGTGGATTCTGGTTTCTTGGTTCAGTCAATAGTCAGTCGACCTCAAATGACTGTTTTAGAGCAGGAGCAGGTTGAACTAGAAGATAAGCCCAATCAACGTTGTGGTTCTGAAGTAAGTTTTGATTCTGATGACCCTCTTCAGTCAGTAGCTGACCGGCTGAGAGAAACTGTTAAAGAAATAAGCCTTTGGAAGGATGAAGATGTTGACATGGAAGATAGGAGAGATGAAGCTAAGAGTTTTGAAATTATGTATGATTCTGATGTTCTTCAGTCAGTGGCTGGCCAACCTGAAGAAGTAGTTAAAGAGGTTGGTCTTTGGAAAGAGCATGCTGACTTGGAAAATAAGATTGTCAAACCTACTGattccaaaataaattttgattctCATGAACCCCTTCAGTCCATGACTAGTAACATTCAAGGAGTCAATCAAGAATTAAATCTTTTGGTGGAGGAACATGTTTGTCTGAATGAGAAGAGCTATGCACCCagtaattctgaaataatttatgtttcaaaTATCCCTCTTCAGTCAGTGATTAAACAGCCACACATTTTAGAAGGGGAGCATGCCAATCTGGAAGATAAGAGCAGTGATTCTTGTAGTCCTGAAGAAAGTTCTGATTTCAGTGACTCTTTTCAGGCAGCAGCTGATGGGCTTCAAAAATCTGTCAAAGAAGTAAATCTTTGGAAGGAAGACCATATTTACCTGGAAGATAAGAGCTATAAACTAGGTGATTTTGATGTAAGTTGTACTTCTCATATTCCTGTTCAGTTTGTGACTGATCAATCTTCTGTGTCTGTTGAAGACATAAACTTACAAAAGAAGGATCGTAATGATCTAGAAAAGAAGAACTGTAAAACCTGTGGTTCTGAAATAAAATGTGGTTCTTGTGTTAATCTTCAGTCAGAAGTTGACCAACCTCAAGTGACTTACAAAGAGGCAGACCTTCAGAAGGAAGACCATGTCATGGAAAAGACTGATGAACCTATTGATTCAGAAATGATGTATGATTCTGATATTCCTTTTCAAATAGTAGTTAACCAATTTCAAGGGTCAGACAAAGAAACACATCTTCCAAAGGTGGTACTTGTGAATGTGATACCCAGTGATGGTGATTATGAAGTAATTTCAGATGATACTCCCCTTCAGTTAGTGACTGACCCACCTCAGTTGACTGTCAAAGATATCAACTGTATAAATACAGAATGTATGGATATAGAAGATAAGAGCTGTGACTCTTTTGGCTCTGAAGTCAGATGTAGTTGTAAAGCCTCTTCTCCCTCAATGACAAGCCAATGCAAAGAgactttcaaaataataaaccGGAAGAAAGACTATATCATTCTGGGAGAGCCAAGTTGTCAGTCTTGTGGTTCTGAAATGAATTTTAATGTTGATGCCTCTAATCAGTCCATGACTTACGAGTCACAAGAACCTGATAAGAAAATGGTGAAATATATTGACTCAGAAGATAATAGCTGTGGATATAATGGttctaaaggaaaatttaatttGGAAGGTACTTCTCATCGAAAGACTCACCGAATGCAGAAAGCTCACAAAGAAGCCAACCTTCGGAAAGATCCAAGAAATGCTAGCCTAAAGGGTAAGAGCTGTCAATCTAGTGCTTCTGCAGTGGATTTTGGTGTCTCTTCTAAGTCAGCGCTTCATCGAAGGGCTgatagaaaaaaactgaagttaaAACATGGAGATCTAGAGAGTGTGAGCCAGGAACCAGCTGATTTTGAGATGAATTTTCAGTGTGCTCCCCCTCTTCGGTCTGATACTCATCAGCCTCAAGAAACTGTtaagagaaggcatccttgcAAGAAGGTATCTTTTGACCTGAAACAAAAGAACTGTGATTCCCAGCCAAGCTCTGTTCCCAAGGTTGATTCTGTAAGGAACCTGAAAAAAGCAAAGGACATCATAGAAGATAATCCTGATGAACCAGTTCTTGAAGCCTTACCTCATGTACCTCCTTCATTTGTGGGGAAAACATGGTCTCAGATAATGAGAGAAGATGACATGAAAATTAATGCTCTTGTGAAGGAGTTTAGGGAGGGTCGTTTCCACTGTTACTTTGATGATGACTGTGAGACCACAAAagtttttccaaagaagaaaaggGTTACCTGGGCTGACTTGCAAGGTAAGGAGGACACTGCACCAATTCAAGCTCTGTCCGAGAGTGATGATACTGTACGTGGTAGTTCAGATATTGATGACTTGTCAGTGGCCTTAGATCAACCATGCCATCGTCATCCTCCAGCAGAGAATCCTTCTACACAAAAGTGGCCTGTGGCTTCGGAATGCCGGACAGCGAACATCAGCCATAGTACTCAAACCAGTTGTAAGAATTACCCagtgttgaaaagaaaaataattagacaaGAGGAAGACCCACCAAAAA TTTCACCAGCTGGTGCTGAAGAGCTGTCAAGCGCTATCGCAAATCCTCCTCCGAAGCTAGCTGTGCATTCTTCTAGACGTGCATGTTCTTCTAGACCTGCGCTGCCTTCTATGCCTGCGGCTTCTGCTGTACCTGCGCCGCCTTCTAGACCTGCGCGTTCTTCTAGACCTGCGCGTTCTTCTCAACCTGTGCGTTTTTCTAGCCGCATCgcagaaagggaggaggagaagaagaggaatGAAGATTGCCAGAGCCAAAAGAAAATTTCTTCTGGACCTGTGAGAGCATATAATCTGAGAAGTTCATCTTGTTCACAACCTTGTGAAAGAATGATGACTCGGCTAGCAAACAAATTGAGAGGTAATGAGGTAAAATAG